In Bos javanicus breed banteng chromosome 2, ARS-OSU_banteng_1.0, whole genome shotgun sequence, the following proteins share a genomic window:
- the NPPC gene encoding C-type natriuretic peptide isoform X1: MHLSQLLACALLLALLSLRPSEAKPGAPPKVPRTPSGEEVAEPQAAGGGQKKGDKTPGGGGANLKDDRSRLLRDLRVDTKSRAAWTRLLHEHPNARKYKGGNKKGLSKGCFGLKLDRIGSMSGLGC, translated from the exons ATGCACCTCTCCCAGCTGCTGGCCTGCGCCCTGCTGCTCGCGCTACTCTCGCTCCGGCCCTCCGAAGCCAAGCCCGGGGCGCCGCCAAAG GTCCCGCGAACTCCGTCCGGCGAGGAGGTGGCCGAGCCCCAGGCTGCGGGCGGCGGTCAGAAGAAAGGCGACAAGACTCCCGGGGGCGGCGGCGCCAATCTCAAGGACGACCGATCGCGACTGCTTCGGGACCTGCGCGTGGACACCAAGTCCCGGGCGGCGTGGACCCGCCTCCTGCACGAGCACCCCAACGCGCGCAAATACAAAGGAGGCAACAAGAAGGGTTTGTCCAAGGGCTGCTTCGGCCTCAAGCTGGACAGGATCGGCTCCATGAGCGGCCTGGGATGTTAG
- the NPPC gene encoding C-type natriuretic peptide isoform X2 — protein sequence MRSPDHRVVSPARGKGEEGKGLPEGADHGGLEAGGRRAELPGTCDGRSQDSPPDHRRPRRVPRAAAARAFTYPSFPLEVPRTPSGEEVAEPQAAGGGQKKGDKTPGGGGANLKDDRSRLLRDLRVDTKSRAAWTRLLHEHPNARKYKGGNKKGLSKGCFGLKLDRIGSMSGLGC from the coding sequence ATGCGCAGCCCCGACCACAGAGTGGTCAGCCCCGCAAGGGGCAAAGGAGAGGAGGGCAAAGGGCTCCCCGAGGGAGCGGACCACGGCGGCCTCGAGGCAGGTGGACGCAGGGCCGAGCTGCCGGGCACCTGTGACGGGCGTTCTCAGGACTCCCCGCCGGACCATCGGCGGCCCCGCAGAGTCCCCCGCGCTGCCGCGGCGCGTGCCTTCACCTACCCGTCCTTTCCCTTGGAGGTCCCGCGAACTCCGTCCGGCGAGGAGGTGGCCGAGCCCCAGGCTGCGGGCGGCGGTCAGAAGAAAGGCGACAAGACTCCCGGGGGCGGCGGCGCCAATCTCAAGGACGACCGATCGCGACTGCTTCGGGACCTGCGCGTGGACACCAAGTCCCGGGCGGCGTGGACCCGCCTCCTGCACGAGCACCCCAACGCGCGCAAATACAAAGGAGGCAACAAGAAGGGTTTGTCCAAGGGCTGCTTCGGCCTCAAGCTGGACAGGATCGGCTCCATGAGCGGCCTGGGATGTTAG